The region CTGTGCGGCATCAATCGCGGCATCGGCGAGTTTCTGGCCGCGCGCGGCGTGCACGTCTGCGGTGACATGGCGAAACTGCCCATCGGGGTGCTGGCGCAGCGTTTCGGCAATCCCGGCCGGCGTATCTGGTACATGGCGCGGGGCGAGGATCCTGATCCGGTGCATATCAATGTGGCCCCGCCCAAAACCATCGGCCACGGCAAGGTGATCCCGCCCGATACCCGGGGCCGGGAAACCTTGCTCACCTTTTTACTGCACATGAGCGAGAAAGTCGGCGAACGGCTGCGGCGTCACAACATGCAGGCCCGGGCGTTTTTTATCGGGCTGCGCTGCCGCCAGGGCTGGCTGGGTGAGCGATGCCAGTCGCGCCTGCCGACGGATGATGGCCGAATTATCTACCAGCTTTGTCAGCAGGTGCTGCGCCATGTCTGGCGGGGCGAAGGGATTCATCAGGTGCAGGTCACGGCGCTCGATCCGCACAGCGGCCATCAACAACTGCAACTGTTCGAACCCGCGCCCATCCAGCAACGCGCCAGTAATGAAGTGATGGATGCGATCAATCAGCGCTATGGCGAGTTTACCCTGGCCCCGGCCCGGCTACTGGGCCGCTCCGAGATGCCCAACGTGATCTCGCCGGCCTGGCGGCCGTTCGGGCACCGCAAGACAATCTGAATCCATCGCCCGAGGCACGCTACCCGTGCGAGGCAGCTCGCGCCTTGCAGGATGTCTAAATAAGCGTTCCGAATACCCGATCATTTTACTGAGTCGCCTGGTTCAAGGCGCAACGCGACGGATCCCGGTTTGCCGGGGTTCAGGTGGTGATCGGGTATTGGGATCTTTATATTTAGCACGGGCTTCTGGATCACTGGTCTGCAGCGGGCGTTGAATGCCTTGCCTTTAATTCCTCCACATGGGCGATCAGGCTGTCCACCGTGACCCTTAATAAATCCAGTTCTTCAATCTCGAGCTCATCGAGCTGCTCCAGGTTGTATTCGATGGTATCGATGATTTTCTTGTGCGGGCGCTGCATGGGGCGCATGAAATAGGTGGTTACCGTTGCCACAATCGTACCGAAAAACAGGATGGATCCGATGACAATCCAGACACCGCCGATCAGCTGCGCCGCCCCGGATGTCGGGGTGTCGGCAATACCGGCGGTCGAAAAAGCCGCCACGCCCCAGTAAAGGGCATCGCCATAACTTGTGATCGTGGCCAGGGCAACATCCCGTTCTGCCAGATAAATCCCAAAAGAGAAGCTCAACCACAGTATCACCAACAGCAAGACCATTCTGGTCACGGGAGTATGTGTGTACACATCATTAACGAAACGTTTGAACCGTTTATGCGACAGCCGTTTTTTCATCGTGGTTTACCTTGTTAACACGTAACCGAGATGACACCGCGGGTTTGCGTGGCAGGGATCTTTTAATCGGGACGAAACTGCCGCACTGCCCGCGCGAACCATTTGAGATACCGACGTTGCGTCTGCGTATCGAGATCAGCATAGCGCAAGAGCAAATAAGTTTGTGTGATTTGCCCGATCCGTTCGCTCTTTGTCGGCTGTTGTTGCACGGCACGTTCGCCGAAGGCACCGGGGGTTTCGGCCGGTGACTTGTTGATGCCCCGTCGTGCCAGTTTGCGCAGAAACCGGTGGTAGATCCGGTTAACGTGCTTATGAGTCTTTGCGCCCGATCGGAATACCAGCGCCGCGATGATCAGCAGGGCCAGTGACAATATCACCATCAACAGGAACACGAGTTTGCCCCAGTTGATATCCTCCATGCCCAGCGCCCGCAGCAGCGCATTCTGTCGACTCTGGTTATAGCCCACCACCCACTGCTGCCAGCGGTTATTGACCGCGTCCCAGGCATAACCGGCCCGGCGCAGGGAACGCAGCCACCAGGGACGTTCGGCGTCCAGCCGGCTGCGCACGGCCGGCTCTCTTTGCGCCAGATCGGCGCTCATCTCGATCCGCGATGGCGGTATCACGCCGGTGGGATCGACCCGGACCCAGCCACGCCCCTGCAACCACACTTCACTCCAGGCATGGGCATCCGACTGGCGCACGATCATGTAATCGGCCAGCGGATTCATTTCGCCCCCGTAATACCCGGTCACCACCCGGGCCGGAATGCCGGCCTGGCGCATCATGACGGTAAAGGCCGAGGCATAATGCTCGCAGAAACCGCGCCGGGTCTCGAAGACAAACTCGTCAACCGGATCGTCGAACAGCAGTGGCGGCTCCCGGGTATAATAAAACGGTTGTTCGCTGAAATAATCGAGGACGCGCTGGACCAGTTGCGACGATGATGTCGTTTCTGCGGCCAACGCCTTGACCAGTTCCCGGGTGCGAGGTGACGTGCCCGGTGGCAGGGCAAGATAACGTTCCCGCTCCAGCAGAATATCGGGATCGAGCCGGTAATCCGTATAGGAGCGCACTTCATAACGAAATACCTCGCTCACACGCCGGCGTGACAGCAGCTGATATTCACTGTTGAGCTGTGCCTGCTCGGGAAGCGTGGCCGGCATCTCCAGGGCAAACAACCATTGGCGGTTATGCGGCTCCAGGGTGACCTGGTAGTCCAGCGCCGGACCATTGAAATCAAGATCGAATTGTTGTGGCAGACGAACCCGGTGCGGCTCTGTTTGCCATTTTCGGCCATCGTATTGCCACAGGATCGGCCCCCGCCAGTAGCGTTGTGCCGGCGCCGGCCGATTCCCTTCGAACTGAACACGAAAGGCGACCTCATTGGAATCGACCAGGCGACTGATGCGCCCCGGTT is a window of Thiohalophilus sp. DNA encoding:
- a CDS encoding DNA polymerase IV encodes the protein MPDRSPFPSASTPAFKAWPRAILLVDMNAFFASVEQLDRPELRDRPVAITNGQQGTCIITCSYEARHHGVKTGMRLKEARQLCTDLIQVPSRPYRYAAVSTAIMSALQETISPDMEIFSVDEAFLDITRCQNLLGHPADIAQRAKQVVFEASSLRCSVGVSGDKTTAKYAAKLNKPDGLTVIPPDEAKQRLADVPVTELCGINRGIGEFLAARGVHVCGDMAKLPIGVLAQRFGNPGRRIWYMARGEDPDPVHINVAPPKTIGHGKVIPPDTRGRETLLTFLLHMSEKVGERLRRHNMQARAFFIGLRCRQGWLGERCQSRLPTDDGRIIYQLCQQVLRHVWRGEGIHQVQVTALDPHSGHQQLQLFEPAPIQQRASNEVMDAINQRYGEFTLAPARLLGRSEMPNVISPAWRPFGHRKTI
- a CDS encoding DUF3488 and transglutaminase-like domain-containing protein: MARPNRLPLPNALLLAGITLVVLPHVPHLPLWLSIATLSVIAWRLLHDAGRVPLPNRFMRILLVLLAIAVLLVTYRTLVGREAGTALLVLMLVLKLFEMRSWRDVTVVVFLGFFVMVTAFLFSQSLLMGAYTLVVVALLIASLISFQQPTRPLAREPLLGDLRHAVRLVLQALPVALILFLLFPRIPGPLWGLPEDAAASRTGLSDEMEPGRISRLVDSNEVAFRVQFEGNRPAPAQRYWRGPILWQYDGRKWQTEPHRVRLPQQFDLDFNGPALDYQVTLEPHNRQWLFALEMPATLPEQAQLNSEYQLLSRRRVSEVFRYEVRSYTDYRLDPDILLERERYLALPPGTSPRTRELVKALAAETTSSSQLVQRVLDYFSEQPFYYTREPPLLFDDPVDEFVFETRRGFCEHYASAFTVMMRQAGIPARVVTGYYGGEMNPLADYMIVRQSDAHAWSEVWLQGRGWVRVDPTGVIPPSRIEMSADLAQREPAVRSRLDAERPWWLRSLRRAGYAWDAVNNRWQQWVVGYNQSRQNALLRALGMEDINWGKLVFLLMVILSLALLIIAALVFRSGAKTHKHVNRIYHRFLRKLARRGINKSPAETPGAFGERAVQQQPTKSERIGQITQTYLLLRYADLDTQTQRRYLKWFARAVRQFRPD